The Shinella zoogloeoides genome includes a region encoding these proteins:
- a CDS encoding FadR/GntR family transcriptional regulator translates to MTDTAFDLFARISHSRTSDEVVRQIELLLLEGVLRDGDRLPGERELSKRLDVSRPILREALKELENRGLLISQHGGGTYVADIIGQVFSRPVVDLIARHQRATEDYIEYRRELEGITAELAARRATEYDRQMLTRIMEAMRAAHAGSSFDAELETDVELHNAIGEAAHNIVLLHTLRACYRLLAQGIFFHRHLVFSSEEARGHLLAQHEAIYCAIMAGDGQGARQAAQAHMDYIAAAIREAERSGEWQRISQLRMQKRGLPPQA, encoded by the coding sequence GTGACCGACACCGCCTTCGACCTTTTCGCCCGCATCAGCCATAGCCGGACCTCGGACGAGGTCGTGCGGCAGATCGAGCTTCTGCTGCTCGAAGGAGTGCTGCGCGACGGCGACCGGCTGCCCGGCGAGCGGGAGCTTTCCAAACGCCTCGACGTCTCCCGCCCGATCCTGCGCGAGGCGCTGAAGGAGCTGGAGAACCGCGGCCTGCTCATCAGCCAGCACGGCGGCGGCACCTATGTCGCCGACATCATCGGCCAGGTCTTCTCGCGCCCCGTCGTCGACCTCATCGCCCGCCACCAGCGGGCGACGGAGGACTATATCGAATACCGCCGGGAGCTGGAGGGCATCACCGCGGAGCTCGCCGCGCGCCGCGCGACCGAATACGACCGGCAGATGCTGACCCGCATCATGGAAGCGATGCGCGCGGCCCATGCCGGCAGTTCCTTCGATGCCGAACTCGAAACCGACGTGGAGCTGCACAACGCCATCGGCGAGGCGGCGCACAATATCGTGCTGCTGCACACGCTGCGCGCCTGCTACAGGCTCCTGGCGCAGGGGATCTTTTTCCACCGCCACCTCGTTTTCTCCTCGGAGGAAGCGCGCGGACATCTGCTTGCCCAGCACGAGGCGATCTATTGCGCCATCATGGCGGGCGACGGACAGGGCGCGCGGCAGGCCGCCCAGGCGCATATGGACTATATCGCCGCCGCGATCAGGGAAGCCGAGCGCAGCGGGGAATGGCAGAGGATTTCCCAGCTGCGCATGCAAAAGCGCGGCCTTCCCCCACAAGCCTGA
- a CDS encoding FAD-linked oxidase C-terminal domain-containing protein, translated as MDQIGFLEPRPAVLSRRREIVADLLDLLPEGCLVHEPRELVPFETDAFVSYRRLPLAVALPETTQQVAAVLKYCHRYGVPVVPRGAGTSLAGGAIPQEDAVVVGLSKMAQILEVDYANRTATVQAGVTNLSISDAVSADGYFYAPDPSSQLACTIGGNIGMNSGGAHCLKYGVTTNNLLGVKLVLIDGTIIELGGKALDAGGLDLLGVVCGGEGQLGIVTEATVRLIARPEGARPVLFGFDTSEEAGACVADVIGAGIIPVAIEFMDKPAIEICEAFAHAGYPMDVEALLIVEVEGSEAEMDAMLASIIEIAGRHGVKVVKESQSATEAALIWKGRKSAFGATGRIADYICMDGTVPLGQLSYVLRGTAEIVAKYGLRVANVFHAGDGNMHPLILFNANDPEDAARAEAAGNDILKLCVDAGGCLTGEHGVGIEKRDLMRHQYAEADLAQQMAVRAAFDPQWLLNPSKVFPLEGRPAA; from the coding sequence ATGGATCAGATAGGCTTTCTCGAGCCGCGGCCGGCGGTGCTGTCGCGCCGCCGCGAGATCGTCGCCGATCTTCTCGATCTCCTGCCGGAAGGCTGTCTCGTGCACGAGCCGCGCGAGCTGGTTCCGTTCGAGACGGACGCCTTCGTCTCCTATCGCCGCCTGCCGCTCGCCGTCGCCCTGCCGGAGACGACCCAGCAGGTGGCGGCGGTCCTCAAATACTGTCATCGCTACGGCGTGCCGGTCGTGCCGCGCGGGGCGGGCACCTCGCTTGCCGGCGGGGCGATCCCACAGGAGGATGCCGTCGTCGTCGGCCTTTCCAAGATGGCGCAGATTCTCGAAGTGGACTACGCCAACCGCACCGCCACGGTGCAGGCCGGCGTCACGAACCTTTCGATTTCCGATGCCGTCTCCGCCGACGGCTATTTCTATGCGCCCGATCCGAGCTCGCAGCTCGCCTGCACCATCGGCGGCAATATCGGCATGAATTCCGGCGGCGCGCATTGCCTGAAATACGGCGTGACGACCAACAACCTGCTCGGCGTCAAGCTGGTGCTGATCGACGGCACCATCATCGAGCTCGGCGGCAAGGCGCTCGATGCCGGCGGGCTCGACCTGCTCGGTGTCGTCTGCGGCGGCGAGGGCCAGCTCGGCATCGTCACGGAGGCGACCGTGCGTCTCATCGCCCGGCCCGAGGGCGCGCGTCCGGTGCTCTTCGGCTTCGACACATCGGAGGAGGCGGGCGCCTGCGTCGCCGACGTCATCGGCGCCGGCATCATCCCCGTCGCCATCGAATTCATGGACAAGCCGGCCATCGAAATCTGCGAGGCCTTCGCCCATGCCGGCTATCCGATGGATGTCGAGGCGCTGCTGATCGTCGAGGTCGAGGGCTCCGAGGCGGAGATGGACGCGATGCTCGCCAGCATCATCGAGATCGCCGGCCGGCACGGCGTCAAGGTCGTCAAGGAAAGCCAGTCCGCCACCGAGGCGGCCTTGATCTGGAAGGGCCGCAAATCCGCCTTCGGCGCCACCGGCCGCATCGCCGACTATATCTGCATGGACGGCACGGTGCCGCTCGGCCAGCTTTCCTATGTGCTGCGCGGCACGGCGGAGATCGTCGCCAAATACGGCCTGCGCGTCGCCAATGTCTTCCATGCCGGCGATGGCAACATGCATCCCCTCATCCTCTTCAACGCCAACGATCCGGAAGACGCCGCGCGCGCCGAGGCGGCGGGCAACGATATCCTGAAGCTCTGCGTCGATGCGGGCGGCTGCCTTACCGGCGAGCACGGCGTCGGTATCGAGAAGCGCGACCTGATGCGCCATCAATATGCCGAGGCCGACCTTGCCCAGCAGATGGCCGTGCGCGCCGCCTTCGATCCGCAATGGCTGCTCAATCCCTCCAAGGTCTTCCCGCTCGAAGGGCGCCCCGCCGCATGA
- a CDS encoding LysR family transcriptional regulator, translating into MTNLGDLEIFSRVIAMGSMSAAGRALGLSPAVVSKRVKRLEERLGTRLFQRTTRQISLTEAGQGFYERIVGILSGIEEAEAFVSGRSGAVRGSLRISAPTSFGRMHIAPHLKGFMDSYPELVVNLVLTDDFSDIVGGGFDLAIRIGELSDSSLVARRLAPVRRVLCASPDYLARHGTPASIEDLAHHVCLPPHTQDAWRLEGPEGSITYRPHGPLYTNSSEVVTEAVLSGLGIALRSTWDVGPALRSGGLQQVLPGYEGSRNVVLSAVYPSRQFLPVKVRLFIDYLAELYGHQPYWEH; encoded by the coding sequence GTGACAAATCTCGGCGATCTTGAAATCTTTTCCCGCGTCATCGCCATGGGCAGCATGTCGGCGGCGGGGCGGGCCCTCGGCCTTTCCCCCGCCGTCGTCTCCAAGCGCGTGAAACGGCTGGAGGAGCGGCTCGGCACGCGCCTCTTCCAGCGCACGACGCGGCAGATATCGCTGACCGAGGCCGGGCAGGGCTTCTACGAGCGCATCGTCGGTATCCTCTCGGGCATCGAGGAGGCGGAAGCCTTCGTTTCCGGCCGCTCCGGCGCGGTGCGCGGCTCGCTACGCATCTCCGCGCCGACCTCGTTCGGCCGCATGCATATCGCGCCCCATCTCAAGGGCTTCATGGACAGCTATCCCGAGCTGGTGGTCAACCTCGTCCTCACCGACGACTTCTCCGACATCGTCGGCGGCGGCTTCGATCTTGCGATCCGCATCGGGGAGCTGTCGGATTCCTCGCTCGTCGCGCGCCGGCTCGCGCCGGTGCGGCGCGTGCTCTGCGCATCGCCCGACTATCTTGCCCGCCACGGCACGCCGGCCTCGATCGAGGACCTCGCGCATCACGTCTGCCTGCCGCCGCACACGCAGGACGCCTGGCGGCTGGAGGGTCCGGAAGGCAGCATCACCTATCGTCCACACGGGCCGCTCTACACCAATTCCAGCGAGGTCGTGACCGAGGCCGTGCTCTCCGGTCTGGGCATCGCGCTGCGCTCGACCTGGGATGTCGGCCCGGCGCTGAGGAGCGGCGGGCTGCAACAGGTGCTGCCGGGCTACGAGGGCTCGCGCAACGTCGTGCTCTCGGCGGTCTATCCGAGCCGGCAGTTCCTGCCGGTCAAGGTGCGGCTCTTCATCGACTATCTCGCCGAGCTCTACGGCCACCAGCCCTATTGGGAGCATTGA
- a CDS encoding L,D-transpeptidase, whose translation MLIRTLLAATILATTTNAYAGDRYTSRPPVIVSPDLAAPWLMQLTGEGVQPAVNSRRIVQRQRVEQRRVIRRDGARVEQVAVTSRAQNPVRSRIDPMYLPQLVSYDSKYKAGTIVIDTNNRFLYLVLGDGKARRYGVGVGKPGFEWAGAHTITRKAEWPSWTPPKEMIQREAAKGHYLPAFMDGGPANPLGSRAMYLGSTLYRIHGTNAPWTIGYGVSSGCIRMRNEDVVDLYERVKVGTKVIVI comes from the coding sequence ATGTTGATACGAACCCTTCTTGCAGCCACCATCCTGGCCACCACGACCAATGCCTATGCGGGCGACCGCTACACGAGCCGGCCGCCGGTCATCGTCAGCCCCGACCTTGCCGCCCCGTGGCTGATGCAGCTCACCGGCGAGGGCGTGCAGCCCGCCGTCAACAGCCGCCGCATCGTCCAGCGCCAGCGAGTAGAGCAGCGCCGCGTCATCCGGCGCGACGGCGCCCGCGTCGAGCAGGTCGCCGTGACGAGCCGCGCGCAGAACCCGGTCCGCTCGAGGATCGATCCGATGTACCTGCCGCAGCTCGTTTCCTACGACAGCAAGTACAAGGCCGGCACGATCGTCATCGATACCAACAACCGCTTCCTCTATCTCGTGCTCGGCGACGGCAAGGCACGGCGCTATGGCGTCGGCGTCGGCAAGCCGGGCTTCGAATGGGCCGGCGCGCATACGATCACCCGCAAGGCCGAATGGCCGAGCTGGACCCCGCCGAAGGAGATGATCCAGCGCGAGGCCGCCAAGGGCCATTACCTGCCGGCCTTCATGGACGGCGGGCCAGCAAACCCGCTCGGCTCGCGCGCCATGTATCTCGGCTCCACGCTCTACCGTATCCACGGCACCAATGCGCCCTGGACGATCGGCTACGGCGTCTCCTCCGGCTGCATCCGCATGCGCAACGAAGACGTCGTCGATCTCTACGAACGCGTGAAGGTCGGCACCAAGGTCATCGTGATCTGA
- a CDS encoding DUF3422 family protein has protein sequence MAKGSFAFPQATARAQALGEIHARPYALVPSPRVIFQLAFLTEGGSAVDHAVMAELSRSRGISPPGRDSSHHALSWGQGTLRWERHTEFSTYFWDAPVPEKFGGEVPVHPFGDSFSPPGTLISGIRLEIRPDSPETREAISAFDPTSLCYSEIKNGQGVVLTDFRQDGDGLTQILVIDRGMTEAGRGALVQRLLDIETYRTLAMMGLPLAQSLSPDIRRIEDGLTGITNAMKQHARDKADELLTEITRLAAELEANAALSLYRFGASRAYYGIVQERIRTLAETAVPGYETLGFFLERRLAPAMRTCQSVEERQANLSRKLARATALLRSWIDVELEQLNSTLLNSMDRRAKLQLRLQQTVEGLSVAAISYYVVGLFGYVAKAAHGLGLPIKPETLTGIAVPFVIFGMWLLVRAIRHRHAEEDRH, from the coding sequence ATGGCTAAGGGCAGTTTCGCCTTTCCGCAGGCGACCGCGCGTGCGCAGGCGCTCGGGGAAATTCACGCAAGACCGTATGCGCTGGTGCCGTCGCCGCGCGTCATCTTCCAGCTCGCGTTCCTCACGGAGGGCGGCTCGGCGGTCGACCATGCCGTCATGGCGGAGCTGTCGCGCTCGCGCGGCATCTCGCCGCCCGGCCGCGATTCCAGCCACCACGCGCTGAGCTGGGGGCAGGGGACGCTGCGCTGGGAGCGCCACACCGAGTTCTCGACCTATTTCTGGGATGCGCCGGTGCCGGAAAAGTTCGGCGGCGAGGTGCCCGTCCATCCCTTCGGCGACAGCTTCTCGCCGCCCGGCACGCTGATCTCCGGCATCCGCCTTGAAATTCGGCCGGATTCGCCGGAAACCCGCGAGGCGATCTCCGCCTTCGATCCGACGAGCCTCTGTTACAGCGAGATCAAGAACGGCCAGGGTGTCGTCCTCACCGACTTCCGCCAGGACGGCGACGGGCTGACGCAGATCCTCGTCATCGACCGCGGCATGACGGAGGCCGGGCGCGGCGCGCTCGTCCAGCGCCTGCTCGACATCGAGACCTACCGCACGCTCGCCATGATGGGCCTGCCGCTCGCCCAGTCGCTCTCGCCCGACATCCGCCGCATCGAGGACGGGCTGACCGGCATCACCAATGCCATGAAGCAGCACGCCCGCGACAAGGCCGACGAGCTGCTCACCGAGATCACCCGCCTTGCCGCCGAGCTGGAAGCCAACGCCGCGCTCAGCCTCTACCGCTTCGGCGCGAGCCGCGCCTATTACGGCATCGTGCAGGAGCGTATCCGCACGCTGGCCGAGACGGCGGTGCCGGGCTACGAGACGCTCGGCTTCTTCCTGGAGCGCCGGCTGGCGCCGGCCATGCGGACCTGTCAGTCCGTCGAGGAGCGGCAGGCGAACCTCTCGCGCAAGCTCGCCCGCGCCACGGCCCTGCTTCGAAGCTGGATCGACGTGGAGCTGGAACAGCTCAATTCGACGCTGCTCAATTCCATGGACCGCCGTGCGAAATTGCAGCTTCGCCTGCAGCAGACCGTCGAGGGTCTGTCGGTGGCGGCGATCTCCTACTATGTCGTGGGGCTCTTCGGCTATGTGGCGAAGGCGGCGCACGGCCTCGGCCTGCCGATCAAGCCGGAGACGCTGACGGGCATCGCGGTGCCGTTCGTCATATTCGGCATGTGGCTGCTCGTGCGCGCCATCCGCCACCGCCATGCGGAAGAGGACCGGCACTGA
- the glcF gene encoding glycolate oxidase subunit GlcF, producing MQTNFTAEQLADPHVATSEKILRKCVHCGFCTATCPTYVTLGNELDSPRGRIYLIKDMLENGRPADAEVVTHIDRCLSCLSCTTTCPSGVDYMHLVDHARMHIEETYRRPFWNRLTRNILAAVLPHPGRFRLALKAANLGRPFAGLLKRFKPLEPFGAMLDLAPRSLPRASGSARPGTHPAAGPRRGRVAILSGCAQPVLKPEINEATIRLLTRLGVEVVAPAGEVCCGSLVHHMGREEQALEAARRNVDVWLGEVEKGGLDAIIVTASGCGTTIKDYGFMLRLDPAYAEKAARVSALAKDITEYLATLDLPQQEARGLTVAYHSACSMQHGQKITMLPKTLLKKAGFAVRDPAEGHLCCGSAGTYNILQPEISGKLKARKVRNIEATKPDLIATGNIGCITQIATGTAIPILHTVELLDWAYGGTKPAALTNLDMKMPA from the coding sequence ATGCAGACCAACTTCACCGCCGAGCAGCTCGCCGACCCCCATGTCGCGACATCGGAAAAGATCCTGCGCAAATGCGTGCATTGCGGCTTCTGCACCGCCACTTGTCCCACCTATGTGACGCTCGGCAACGAGCTCGATAGCCCGCGCGGCCGCATCTATCTCATCAAGGACATGCTGGAGAACGGCCGGCCGGCCGATGCCGAGGTCGTCACCCATATCGACCGCTGCCTCTCCTGCCTCTCCTGCACGACCACCTGTCCCTCCGGCGTCGACTACATGCATCTCGTCGACCATGCCCGCATGCATATCGAGGAGACGTACAGGCGACCCTTCTGGAACCGGCTGACGCGCAACATCCTGGCAGCGGTGCTGCCCCATCCCGGCCGCTTCCGTCTGGCGCTGAAGGCGGCAAATCTCGGCCGCCCCTTCGCCGGCCTCCTCAAGCGCTTCAAGCCACTCGAACCCTTCGGCGCGATGCTGGACCTTGCGCCGCGCAGCCTGCCGAGAGCATCCGGCAGCGCAAGGCCCGGCACGCATCCCGCCGCCGGCCCGCGCCGCGGCCGGGTGGCGATCCTCTCGGGCTGCGCCCAGCCGGTGCTGAAGCCGGAGATCAACGAAGCGACGATCCGCCTGCTCACCCGCCTCGGCGTCGAGGTCGTGGCGCCGGCCGGCGAAGTCTGCTGCGGCTCGCTCGTCCATCATATGGGGCGTGAAGAGCAGGCGCTGGAAGCGGCGCGGCGCAATGTCGACGTCTGGCTCGGTGAGGTGGAGAAGGGCGGGCTCGACGCCATCATCGTCACGGCCTCCGGCTGCGGCACGACGATCAAGGACTACGGCTTCATGCTGCGCCTCGATCCCGCCTATGCGGAAAAGGCCGCGCGCGTCTCGGCGCTCGCCAAGGATATCACGGAATATCTCGCCACCCTCGACCTGCCGCAGCAGGAGGCGAGGGGGCTGACGGTCGCCTATCATTCGGCCTGCTCCATGCAGCACGGCCAGAAGATCACTATGCTGCCAAAGACGCTTTTGAAGAAGGCGGGCTTTGCCGTGCGCGATCCGGCGGAAGGGCATCTGTGCTGTGGCTCGGCCGGCACCTACAATATCCTGCAGCCCGAAATTTCCGGCAAGCTGAAGGCGCGCAAGGTCAGGAACATCGAGGCGACGAAGCCCGATCTCATCGCCACCGGCAATATCGGCTGCATCACGCAGATCGCCACGGGAACAGCGATCCCGATCCTGCATACGGTCGAGCTGCTCGACTGGGCCTATGGCGGGACGAAGCCGGCGGCGCTCACGAACCTGGACATGAAAATGCCGGCCTGA
- a CDS encoding NUDIX hydrolase — MNILNRIASDVHLMFRRPVREQYGALCYRVKKKSPTVEVLLITSRDTGRWIIPKGWPMDGKTAAAAAAREAWEEAGVKGAISDEPVGSYHYLKGLAGGMKVDCRVRVFPLVVDDVCKNFPEKGERRAEWVDCAEAANRVQEPGLKTLLLAFERKILSEIAAIPKNGPPDA, encoded by the coding sequence TTGAACATTCTCAACCGCATCGCCAGTGACGTCCATCTCATGTTCCGCAGGCCCGTGCGCGAACAATATGGCGCGCTGTGCTATCGGGTGAAGAAGAAGAGTCCGACGGTCGAAGTCCTCCTCATCACCAGCCGCGACACCGGCCGCTGGATCATTCCGAAGGGCTGGCCGATGGACGGCAAGACGGCCGCGGCGGCAGCCGCGCGCGAAGCCTGGGAAGAGGCCGGTGTGAAGGGCGCCATCAGCGACGAGCCGGTCGGCAGCTATCACTATCTGAAGGGGCTTGCCGGCGGGATGAAGGTCGATTGCCGGGTGCGGGTTTTCCCGCTCGTCGTCGACGACGTCTGCAAGAACTTTCCGGAAAAGGGCGAACGCCGCGCCGAATGGGTCGACTGTGCGGAAGCCGCCAACCGCGTGCAGGAGCCCGGTCTCAAGACGCTGCTCCTCGCCTTCGAGCGAAAAATCCTCTCCGAGATCGCGGCCATCCCCAAAAACGGCCCGCCGGACGCCTGA
- the aphA gene encoding acid phosphatase AphA: MRKSFTAVSALLLLAGSAFAEDVSNLNPGITTSELLATAPVHWVSVEQIEASLEGEAPMAVGFDVDDTVLYSSPCFYYGKMKYSPASEEYLGMDAFWTDIHTNNCDQYSIPKEVARKLIDMHTARGDEIFFITGRTRGSGGETLTGAIKKAFGIEKMNDVVFTASSENKVEFLKDHKLKIYYGDADSDMKAALAAGIRPIRVMRAQNSTYKPEPKNGKFGEEVIANSTN; encoded by the coding sequence ATGCGCAAATCGTTCACGGCCGTCTCGGCCCTTCTGCTGCTCGCGGGCTCCGCCTTCGCCGAAGACGTGTCGAACCTCAATCCCGGCATCACGACATCCGAGCTTCTGGCGACCGCGCCGGTGCACTGGGTTTCCGTGGAGCAGATCGAAGCTTCGCTGGAGGGAGAAGCCCCCATGGCCGTCGGCTTCGACGTGGACGATACGGTGCTCTATTCCAGCCCCTGCTTCTACTACGGCAAGATGAAGTATTCCCCGGCCTCGGAGGAATATCTCGGCATGGATGCCTTCTGGACGGACATCCACACCAACAATTGCGACCAGTATTCCATTCCGAAGGAGGTCGCGCGCAAGCTGATCGACATGCATACGGCGCGCGGCGACGAGATCTTCTTCATCACCGGCCGCACCCGCGGCAGCGGCGGCGAGACGCTGACCGGTGCCATCAAGAAGGCCTTCGGCATCGAGAAGATGAACGACGTCGTCTTCACCGCCTCGTCGGAGAACAAGGTGGAATTCCTGAAAGACCACAAGCTGAAGATCTATTACGGTGACGCCGACAGCGACATGAAGGCGGCGCTCGCGGCCGGCATCCGGCCGATCCGCGTCATGCGGGCGCAGAACTCGACCTACAAGCCGGAGCCGAAGAACGGCAAGTTCGGCGAGGAAGTCATCGCCAATTCCACCAATTGA
- a CDS encoding DNA-3-methyladenine glycosylase I, translating to MTERGLVVGEDGRTRCAWHGGLEDYRRYHDEEWGHPVTSDHRLFEKICLEGFQSGLSWLTILRKREGFRAAFAGFDFDRVATFDDADIARCLADAGIVRHRGKIVSTINNARRAQALRDEFGTLARYFWGFEPKPEERPARMDWETLSANPTSPTSVRLSKDLKKRGWTFVGPTTVYAFMQAMGLVNDHVEGCFCRAEVEKKRNLLARP from the coding sequence ATGACGGAACGCGGGCTGGTGGTGGGCGAGGACGGGCGGACGCGCTGCGCATGGCACGGCGGGCTCGAGGACTACCGCCGCTATCACGACGAGGAGTGGGGCCATCCGGTCACCAGCGACCACCGCCTGTTCGAGAAGATCTGCCTCGAAGGTTTCCAGTCTGGCCTTTCCTGGCTCACCATCCTGCGCAAGCGGGAAGGCTTCCGCGCCGCCTTCGCCGGCTTCGACTTCGACAGGGTCGCGACCTTCGACGATGCGGATATCGCGCGCTGCCTTGCCGATGCCGGCATCGTGCGCCATCGCGGCAAGATCGTCTCGACGATCAACAATGCCCGCCGGGCGCAGGCGCTGCGCGATGAGTTCGGCACGCTCGCCCGCTACTTCTGGGGCTTCGAGCCGAAGCCGGAGGAGCGCCCGGCCCGCATGGACTGGGAAACGCTTTCCGCCAATCCGACGTCGCCGACCTCGGTGCGCCTTTCGAAGGATCTCAAGAAACGCGGCTGGACCTTCGTCGGCCCCACCACCGTCTATGCCTTCATGCAGGCCATGGGCCTCGTGAACGACCATGTGGAAGGCTGCTTCTGCCGCGCGGAAGTCGAAAAGAAGAGAAATCTGCTCGCACGGCCATAA
- a CDS encoding FAD-binding protein, with product MTPIHEPLSEEAAARLVQVAALSKTPLVIRGGGTRSLHPAPEGADVLSTRGLSGIVAYNPAEMTMTARAGTPLEVVEAALAEKRQMLAFEPNDLRGVLGTSGLPTIGGVFATNASGPRRFTAGAARDSLLGVRFVNGKGEIVKAGGRVMKNVTGLDLVKLLAGSHGSLALMTEVTFRLLPVPETAVTLVVSNLNDAEAAAAMATAMSMSVEVSGAAHLPESVRGRIAGGALPDGAATVLRLEGLAASVAVRAEKLAAAMAGFGAVTRLEEEASRRLWREIRDGAPYADGTPRPLWRVSVAPLAGQQLVAALRLEAGVDAFYDWQGGLVWLRMEADPEAELLRRYVKAVGGGHATLLRARPEALAATEAFQPQAEAVAMLQARVKASFDPDGLFRSRMVG from the coding sequence ATGACGCCGATCCACGAACCGCTTTCCGAAGAGGCCGCCGCGCGCCTCGTCCAGGTCGCCGCTCTCTCGAAGACGCCCCTCGTCATTCGCGGCGGCGGCACGCGCAGCCTGCATCCGGCACCTGAAGGCGCGGATGTGCTCTCGACGCGCGGCCTTTCCGGCATCGTCGCCTACAACCCGGCGGAAATGACCATGACGGCCCGCGCCGGCACGCCGCTGGAGGTGGTGGAAGCCGCCCTTGCCGAAAAGCGCCAGATGCTCGCCTTCGAGCCGAACGACCTGCGCGGCGTGCTCGGCACGTCGGGCCTGCCGACCATCGGCGGCGTCTTCGCCACCAATGCCTCCGGCCCGCGCCGCTTTACGGCCGGCGCGGCGCGCGACAGCCTGCTCGGCGTGCGCTTCGTCAACGGCAAAGGTGAGATCGTCAAAGCGGGCGGGCGGGTGATGAAGAACGTCACCGGCCTCGATCTCGTGAAGTTGCTCGCCGGCTCGCACGGTTCGCTGGCGCTTATGACGGAGGTCACCTTCCGGCTTCTGCCGGTGCCGGAAACCGCCGTCACGCTCGTCGTCTCGAACCTCAACGATGCGGAAGCCGCCGCCGCCATGGCGACGGCCATGTCGATGTCCGTCGAGGTATCGGGCGCCGCCCACCTTCCTGAAAGCGTGCGCGGCCGCATTGCCGGCGGCGCGCTGCCGGATGGCGCCGCCACCGTGCTGCGCCTCGAAGGGCTTGCCGCCTCGGTCGCTGTCCGCGCGGAAAAGCTTGCGGCCGCCATGGCCGGCTTCGGTGCCGTCACGCGGCTGGAGGAAGAGGCCTCGCGCCGCCTCTGGCGCGAGATCCGCGACGGCGCGCCCTATGCCGACGGCACGCCGCGTCCGCTCTGGCGCGTCTCCGTCGCGCCGCTCGCCGGCCAGCAGCTCGTCGCCGCGCTCCGCCTCGAAGCCGGCGTCGACGCCTTCTACGACTGGCAGGGCGGCCTCGTCTGGCTGCGCATGGAGGCCGATCCCGAGGCGGAACTCCTGCGCCGCTACGTCAAGGCCGTCGGCGGCGGCCACGCGACGCTCCTGCGCGCGCGGCCGGAGGCGCTGGCGGCAACGGAGGCGTTCCAGCCGCAGGCCGAGGCGGTCGCGATGCTTCAGGCGCGGGTAAAGGCGAGCTTCGATCCGGACGGGCTGTTCCGGTCGCGGATGGTGGGGTGA
- a CDS encoding L,D-transpeptidase, with the protein MRKYASILLAATVAATAMMPVTPAGAFPGAQPGDRIETASTVTLVAQPMSKKQVAQKYKRTKVRFVTDQAPGTVIVDTNNKYLYYVEGRNRATRYGIGVGRDGFGWSGVVKVGRKAEWPTWTPPAEMRRREAKKGRILPVVQQGGEDNPLGARALYLYQGGRDTIFRIHGTNQPWTIGQNMSSGCIRMMNQDVEHLYARADIGTKVIVVGPGNKQGAIQYNDRGIDFLGTLFGFGG; encoded by the coding sequence ATGCGGAAATACGCATCGATCTTGCTGGCGGCGACGGTTGCTGCCACGGCGATGATGCCGGTCACGCCGGCAGGCGCCTTCCCGGGCGCGCAACCGGGCGACCGGATCGAGACGGCCTCCACCGTGACGCTCGTCGCACAGCCCATGAGCAAGAAGCAGGTGGCGCAGAAATACAAGCGCACCAAGGTGCGATTCGTCACCGATCAGGCGCCGGGAACCGTCATCGTCGATACGAACAACAAGTATCTCTACTACGTCGAGGGCAGGAACCGCGCGACGCGCTACGGTATCGGCGTCGGCCGCGACGGCTTCGGCTGGTCGGGCGTGGTGAAGGTCGGCCGCAAGGCCGAATGGCCCACCTGGACGCCGCCGGCCGAGATGCGCCGCCGCGAGGCCAAGAAGGGCCGCATCCTGCCCGTCGTCCAGCAGGGCGGCGAGGACAATCCGCTCGGCGCCCGCGCGCTCTATCTCTACCAGGGCGGCCGCGACACGATCTTCCGCATCCACGGCACGAACCAGCCCTGGACGATCGGCCAGAACATGTCCTCGGGCTGTATCCGCATGATGAACCAGGACGTGGAGCACCTCTACGCCCGCGCCGATATCGGCACCAAGGTCATCGTGGTCGGTCCCGGCAACAAGCAGGGCGCGATCCAGTACAACGACCGCGGTATCGACTTCCTCGGCACGCTGTTCGGCTTCGGCGGCTGA